From the genome of Geminocystis herdmanii PCC 6308, one region includes:
- a CDS encoding GNAT family N-acetyltransferase gives MIEQLFGKKNDSPYTIRWHEKIAEIPQTAWDAMALPLATPFLEWEWLHNLETSGSVKPRTGWQPCHLTVWHNHNLIGAAPLYIKGHSYGEFVFDHQWADLAHRLGIQYYPKMLGMTPFTPAVGYRFLIAEGEDESKITEMMVNAIDHFCIKNKLSGCNFLYVDPQWQTVISQFGFTAWMHHSYIWSDKNFNNFDDYLRIFNSDQRKNIKQERKAVTKAGLVTKNLVGEEIDHYLYPYIYKFYNNTCDKFYWGSKYLTKQFFEQLYPNYSHRLMLVVAHREDNDHIPVGMSFCIRKGENLYGRYWGSLAEYNCLHFETCYYKPIEWGITEGIKMYDPGAGGSHKKRRGFPATANHSMHRFYNPRMSSILRHYIDEINIGTIEEIKAINNDLPFTKKEINLGI, from the coding sequence ATGATTGAGCAACTTTTTGGCAAAAAAAACGATTCTCCCTATACCATTCGTTGGCATGAAAAAATAGCAGAAATTCCTCAAACAGCTTGGGATGCTATGGCGTTACCCCTTGCGACTCCCTTTTTAGAGTGGGAATGGTTGCATAATTTGGAAACATCAGGAAGCGTCAAACCGCGCACGGGTTGGCAACCTTGTCATTTAACAGTTTGGCATAATCATAATTTGATTGGCGCAGCCCCATTATATATCAAAGGTCACAGTTACGGTGAATTTGTCTTTGATCATCAATGGGCAGATTTAGCACATCGTTTAGGTATTCAATACTATCCCAAAATGTTGGGTATGACTCCCTTTACTCCTGCGGTGGGTTATCGTTTCTTAATTGCAGAGGGTGAAGATGAGTCTAAAATTACCGAAATGATGGTGAATGCCATCGATCATTTTTGCATAAAAAATAAACTGTCTGGATGTAATTTTTTATACGTTGATCCTCAATGGCAAACGGTTATTAGTCAATTTGGCTTCACTGCTTGGATGCACCACAGTTATATTTGGAGTGATAAAAATTTTAATAATTTCGATGATTATTTAAGAATATTTAACTCAGATCAACGTAAGAATATTAAGCAAGAAAGAAAAGCAGTTACAAAGGCAGGTTTAGTCACAAAAAATCTGGTAGGGGAAGAAATTGATCATTATTTATACCCTTATATCTACAAGTTTTATAACAACACTTGCGATAAATTTTATTGGGGCAGTAAATATTTAACTAAACAATTTTTTGAACAACTTTATCCTAACTATAGTCATCGATTAATGTTAGTAGTTGCTCATAGAGAAGATAATGATCATATTCCTGTAGGAATGTCTTTTTGTATCCGAAAAGGAGAGAATTTATATGGTAGATATTGGGGCAGTTTAGCTGAATATAATTGCCTTCATTTTGAGACTTGTTACTATAAACCCATCGAGTGGGGCATCACTGAAGGTATTAAAATGTATGATCCTGGGGCGGGGGGCTCTCATAAAAAGAGGCGCGGTTTTCCTGCGACTGCTAACCACAGTATGCACCGTTTTTATAATCCTCGTATGAGTAGTATTTTACGTCATTATATCGATGAAATTAATATAGGTACGATCGAAGAAATCAAGGCTATTAATAATGATTTACCTTTTACTAAAAAAGAGATTAATTTAGGAATTTAG
- a CDS encoding YbjN domain-containing protein, whose protein sequence is MTITEPISEDIDFDDLNLPKNSHKDEIETVIYSLEENDSAMVQATEEGYIWKFQYGTVEVYVQLTGESDEDLFTVWSVVLPLPAKNEALLFRQLMELNWSGTFETCFSILNNQVVVSAQRTVNDLSPAEISRSITLVATIADQYDEPLQAQYL, encoded by the coding sequence ATGACAATTACTGAACCAATTTCCGAAGATATAGATTTTGATGATCTCAATTTACCGAAAAATAGTCATAAAGATGAAATTGAAACAGTAATCTATAGCTTAGAAGAAAATGATAGCGCGATGGTACAAGCTACGGAAGAAGGCTATATTTGGAAATTTCAATATGGTACGGTGGAAGTTTATGTACAGTTGACAGGGGAAAGTGATGAGGATTTATTCACTGTGTGGTCTGTAGTATTACCTTTACCTGCCAAAAATGAAGCATTACTATTTCGTCAACTCATGGAATTAAATTGGAGTGGCACTTTTGAAACTTGTTTCTCTATTTTAAATAATCAAGTAGTCGTATCCGCTCAACGAACTGTAAATGATTTGTCTCCTGCGGAAATATCTCGATCGATCACCTTAGTAGCGACGATCGCCGATCAATATGACGAACCATTACAAGCACAATATTTATAG
- a CDS encoding tetratricopeptide repeat protein, with the protein MEKTSFSQREFELKYQQGKSAFDSGRYRLSMENLEQACKLISPNSPLGGEVQIWLVNAYEAGGESPKALSLCEELLNHPHKETKQQAKQLLYIIKAPKLNRPKEWMTEIPDLNHITSSAPQYQNASSPNRKIKPKRQIELVDLSTVNNKDNQFIWLGIGITTISIVTLFLL; encoded by the coding sequence ATGGAGAAAACTTCATTTTCACAACGGGAATTTGAGCTAAAATATCAACAAGGTAAATCAGCTTTTGATAGTGGACGTTATCGTCTTAGTATGGAGAATTTAGAACAGGCTTGTAAACTAATTTCTCCCAACTCTCCTTTAGGGGGTGAAGTACAAATTTGGTTGGTTAATGCCTATGAAGCGGGAGGAGAATCCCCAAAAGCCCTGAGTTTGTGCGAAGAATTATTAAACCATCCCCATAAAGAAACCAAGCAACAAGCCAAACAGTTACTTTATATTATCAAAGCACCGAAATTAAATCGTCCGAAAGAATGGATGACAGAAATTCCCGATCTTAATCATATTACCTCCAGTGCGCCCCAATATCAAAACGCCAGTAGTCCTAATCGCAAAATCAAGCCCAAACGTCAAATTGAATTAGTGGATTTAAGTACGGTAAATAATAAAGATAATCAATTTATTTGGTTAGGCATTGGAATTACTACTATTTCGATCGTAACCTTATTTCTTCTTTAA
- a CDS encoding carbon dioxide-concentrating mechanism protein CcmK → MSIAVGMIETLGFPAVVEAADAMVKAARVTLVGYEKIGSGRVTVIIRGDVSEVQASISAGIESANRVSGGEVLSTHIIARPHENLEYVLPIRYTEEVEQFRSY, encoded by the coding sequence ATGTCAATTGCAGTAGGAATGATCGAAACCCTTGGGTTTCCAGCAGTAGTAGAAGCGGCTGATGCTATGGTAAAAGCAGCTCGTGTAACCTTAGTTGGTTATGAAAAAATTGGTAGTGGTCGTGTTACCGTTATCATTCGTGGTGATGTATCAGAAGTACAGGCTTCCATCTCCGCAGGTATTGAGTCTGCCAACAGAGTAAGTGGAGGAGAAGTTCTTTCTACCCACATCATCGCTCGTCCTCACGAAAACCTCGAATATGTATTACCTATTCGTTATACCGAAGAAGTAGAACAATTCCGTAGTTATTAA
- a CDS encoding carbon dioxide-concentrating mechanism protein CcmK has protein sequence MSIAVGMVETLGFPAVVEAADAMVKAARVTLVGYEKIGSGRVTVIVRGDVSEVQASVSAGIENVKRVKGGQVLSHHIIARPHENLEYVLPIRYTEEVEQFRESINPRPLGRS, from the coding sequence ATGTCAATTGCAGTAGGAATGGTAGAAACTTTAGGGTTTCCCGCCGTAGTAGAAGCCGCCGACGCTATGGTTAAAGCGGCTCGTGTAACCTTAGTTGGTTATGAAAAAATTGGTAGTGGTCGTGTTACCGTTATCGTTCGTGGTGATGTATCTGAAGTACAAGCCTCTGTCAGTGCAGGAATTGAAAATGTTAAACGGGTAAAAGGTGGTCAAGTTTTATCTCACCACATTATCGCTCGTCCCCACGAAAACCTCGAATATGTATTACCTATTCGTTATACGGAAGAAGTAGAACAGTTCAGAGAAAGTATCAATCCTCGTCCTTTGGGCAGATCGTAA
- a CDS encoding EutN/CcmL family microcompartment protein: MQIAKVCGTVVSTHKSRTLTGVKLLLVQFLDADGNALPNYEVAGDTVGAGINEWVLVTRGSAARKETGHEERPVDAMVVGIIDTVTTTSDLLYSKKDAERMY, translated from the coding sequence ATGCAAATTGCCAAAGTGTGCGGTACAGTCGTTAGTACTCACAAATCACGGACTTTAACGGGTGTCAAATTATTATTAGTACAGTTTTTGGATGCTGATGGTAATGCGTTACCAAATTATGAGGTAGCAGGAGACACTGTGGGGGCTGGTATCAATGAATGGGTGCTTGTCACTCGTGGCAGTGCCGCCCGAAAAGAAACTGGTCATGAAGAACGTCCTGTGGATGCGATGGTAGTGGGCATTATAGATACTGTAACAACAACATCTGATCTGCTCTATAGCAAGAAAGATGCAGAAAGAATGTATTAA
- a CDS encoding ribulose bisphosphate carboxylase small subunit, with translation MAAPPTPWSKNLAEPRVDDSAYVHSFSNLIGDVKVGANVLIAPGTSIRADEGTPFHIGDGSNIQDGVVIHGLEQGRVQGDDGQDYSVWIGEDSCITHLALIHGPAYVGSKCFIGFRSTVFNARVGDGCIVMMHALIQDVEIPAGKYVPSGAVITNQQQADRLPDVQPEDREFAAHVVHINEALAAGYHCAQNNACINAIREEKTPMKSSTQNQTNGYQSVTNMSLNTDIINQVRSLLRQGNTIGVEHANPRRFKTKSWLSAPLNGTNESAILAELGNILNECSGEYVRLIGVDPQAKRRVAEVIIQRPGDVSAPVQASNGNTAKVNANSNGHAPVSNGNGDLASEIKSLIQSGYSIGVEYADARRFKTKSWLTAPSVKTSSVNEAISTIQGYLADLSGNYVQLVGVDPQAKRRVSQVIIQRPGETATIASNGNGKVSYQAPRNNGGVAVANSSLSAEAIAQVRSLLSQGYRIGTEHADVRRFKSKSWQSCSPIQGTSEGQVISALEACVQDHAGEYVRLIGIDTNAKRRVLEMIIQRPGQTNQGTSVTSNGNSTNPSNLKALSLESGGWPNKTATSNAYTTTNNGSSSLDANTLAQVRSLLSQGYRIGTEHADVRRFKTKSWQSCSPIDSNNESQVISALQGCLQEHSGEYVRLIGIDTQAKRRVLEAIIQRP, from the coding sequence ATGGCGGCTCCACCTACTCCTTGGTCAAAAAATTTAGCTGAACCAAGGGTGGATGATAGTGCTTATGTTCATTCCTTCTCTAATTTAATTGGAGATGTGAAAGTGGGAGCAAATGTTTTGATTGCCCCGGGTACTTCCATTCGTGCTGATGAGGGTACACCTTTTCACATTGGTGATGGTAGTAATATTCAGGATGGGGTGGTAATTCATGGCTTAGAGCAGGGTAGAGTTCAAGGTGATGATGGTCAAGATTATTCTGTGTGGATTGGGGAAGATTCTTGTATTACTCATTTAGCCTTGATTCATGGTCCTGCTTATGTGGGTAGCAAGTGTTTTATTGGTTTTCGATCGACCGTCTTTAATGCCAGAGTCGGAGATGGTTGTATTGTGATGATGCACGCGCTAATCCAAGATGTGGAAATTCCTGCGGGAAAATATGTTCCCTCTGGTGCAGTGATTACTAATCAACAACAAGCCGATCGACTTCCAGATGTTCAACCTGAAGACCGAGAATTTGCAGCCCATGTCGTCCATATTAACGAAGCATTAGCGGCAGGTTATCACTGTGCGCAAAATAATGCTTGTATAAATGCCATCCGAGAAGAAAAAACTCCGATGAAATCCTCAACCCAAAATCAAACTAATGGTTATCAATCAGTAACTAATATGAGTTTAAATACAGATATAATTAATCAGGTTCGATCGTTGTTAAGACAAGGTAACACTATTGGTGTAGAACACGCTAACCCTCGTCGTTTTAAAACCAAATCTTGGTTAAGTGCTCCTTTAAACGGTACTAACGAAAGTGCCATCTTAGCAGAATTAGGCAATATATTAAATGAATGTAGTGGTGAATATGTGCGTTTAATTGGGGTTGATCCTCAAGCAAAACGTAGAGTAGCCGAAGTTATTATTCAACGTCCGGGGGATGTTTCTGCTCCCGTTCAAGCTAGTAATGGTAACACTGCTAAAGTAAATGCTAACAGTAATGGTCATGCACCTGTAAGCAATGGCAATGGTGATTTAGCTAGTGAAATTAAATCTTTAATCCAAAGTGGTTATAGTATCGGTGTCGAATATGCTGATGCTCGTCGTTTTAAAACTAAATCATGGTTAACAGCGCCTAGTGTTAAAACTAGCTCTGTCAATGAAGCCATTAGCACTATTCAAGGCTATTTAGCGGATTTAAGCGGTAATTATGTGCAACTGGTGGGAGTTGATCCTCAAGCTAAACGTCGTGTATCTCAGGTAATTATTCAACGTCCGGGAGAAACTGCCACGATCGCTAGTAATGGTAACGGTAAAGTTAGTTACCAAGCCCCCAGAAATAATGGTGGTGTAGCGGTGGCTAATAGTTCTTTGAGTGCAGAAGCGATCGCACAAGTTCGTAGTCTTTTATCTCAAGGTTATCGTATTGGTACAGAACACGCAGACGTGCGCCGTTTTAAGAGTAAGTCTTGGCAAAGTTGTTCTCCCATTCAAGGCACTAGCGAAGGTCAAGTAATTTCGGCTTTAGAGGCTTGTGTGCAAGATCATGCTGGGGAGTATGTGCGCTTAATCGGTATCGATACCAACGCTAAACGCCGTGTATTAGAGATGATTATTCAACGCCCCGGGCAAACTAATCAAGGAACTTCTGTCACCAGTAATGGTAATTCTACTAATCCTAGTAACTTAAAGGCGTTGTCTCTGGAGTCGGGCGGGTGGCCGAATAAGACTGCCACAAGCAATGCTTATACGACTACGAACAATGGTAGTAGTTCTCTGGATGCTAATACTTTAGCTCAAGTACGTTCTTTACTGTCTCAGGGTTATCGTATTGGTACAGAACACGCTGATGTGCGCCGTTTTAAAACTAAATCTTGGCAAAGTTGTTCACCCATTGACAGTAACAATGAAAGTCAAGTTATTTCGGCTTTACAAGGTTGTCTTCAAGAACACAGTGGGGAATATGTCCGTTTAATCGGTATTGATACCCAAGCTAAACGCCGTGTTTTAGAGGCTATCATTCAAAGACCATAA
- a CDS encoding DUF2808 domain-containing protein → MNLFKINKSLWATLAVTTSLITGLPNLVMAQSNPGLTLFSGVDRQDILNYHLDFGGKSGGWDRYRLRIPGKKLTEGVSKFFITYPEYYRGTFNTDSIEVRVKDKKLPIREVVWDKESRIIEIDLEEPLLESNRVEIVFSNVKNPDNGGTFYFQAQILTPGQVPLRLNVGTWILSIN, encoded by the coding sequence ATGAATTTATTTAAAATCAATAAAAGTTTGTGGGCAACTTTAGCTGTTACCACTTCTTTAATTACGGGTTTACCTAATTTAGTTATGGCTCAAAGCAACCCCGGATTAACTCTTTTTAGTGGTGTCGATCGACAAGATATATTAAACTATCATTTAGACTTCGGTGGAAAATCCGGCGGTTGGGATCGTTATCGTCTCAGAATACCGGGTAAAAAATTAACGGAAGGAGTTTCAAAATTTTTCATTACCTATCCCGAATATTATAGAGGAACTTTTAACACAGATTCGATCGAAGTCAGAGTCAAAGATAAAAAGTTACCTATCAGAGAAGTAGTTTGGGATAAAGAAAGTCGCATTATTGAAATTGACTTAGAAGAACCCTTATTAGAAAGTAACCGAGTAGAAATTGTTTTTTCTAACGTCAAAAATCCTGATAACGGTGGTACATTTTATTTTCAAGCCCAAATTCTCACCCCCGGACAAGTACCATTAAGATTGAATGTAGGTACATGGATTTTGAGTATTAATTAG
- a CDS encoding beta-ketoacyl-ACP synthase III gives MEQVKKGVTIISSGSAVATQVLDNHDLSKIVDTSDDWIKTRTGIRKRYISNVDSLSDLASRAAQKAIANAGLTSTDIDMIILATSTPDDLFGSASQIQGSIGATKAVAFDLTAACSGFVFGLITASQFIRNGVYENIVVIGADCLSRWVDWTDRTTCVLFGDGAGAVVCQASDKFDRLLGFEMCSNGKLNNALNLSYQGEVKNIGHNKQVTQGGFGKITMNGREVYRFAVNKVPEVIEKALFRADLTTEQIDWLILHQANQRIIEAVAERLNIPSWKVIANLSEYGNTSAASIPLALDEAVTHGKIRNGDTIVTSGFGAGLTWGAVVFKWGNAE, from the coding sequence TTGGAGCAGGTAAAAAAAGGCGTTACGATTATTAGTAGTGGTTCGGCAGTGGCTACTCAAGTGTTGGATAATCACGATTTAAGTAAAATAGTGGATACTTCCGACGACTGGATAAAAACCCGTACTGGCATCAGAAAACGCTATATTTCCAATGTTGACTCCCTTAGTGACTTAGCTTCTAGGGCGGCACAAAAAGCCATTGCTAACGCTGGTTTAACTTCTACGGATATTGATATGATCATCCTTGCCACTTCTACCCCTGATGATCTTTTTGGTAGTGCTAGTCAAATACAAGGCTCGATCGGTGCCACAAAAGCCGTTGCCTTTGATTTAACTGCCGCTTGTTCAGGATTTGTATTTGGTTTAATTACTGCAAGTCAATTTATCCGTAATGGGGTATATGAAAACATTGTGGTAATCGGTGCTGATTGTCTTTCCCGTTGGGTTGACTGGACTGATAGAACTACTTGTGTATTGTTTGGCGATGGTGCTGGTGCAGTGGTTTGTCAGGCTAGTGATAAGTTCGATCGACTTTTAGGCTTTGAAATGTGTAGTAATGGTAAACTCAACAATGCCCTGAATTTATCTTATCAAGGGGAAGTAAAAAATATTGGTCATAATAAACAAGTGACTCAGGGCGGTTTCGGTAAAATCACCATGAATGGTAGGGAAGTCTATCGATTTGCAGTGAATAAAGTACCAGAAGTCATCGAAAAAGCCTTATTTAGAGCGGATTTAACTACAGAACAAATAGACTGGTTAATTTTACACCAAGCTAACCAAAGAATTATTGAAGCCGTTGCCGAAAGATTAAATATCCCTTCTTGGAAAGTGATTGCTAATCTCAGTGAATATGGTAACACTTCTGCGGCTTCCATTCCTCTGGCTTTAGATGAAGCTGTCACCCACGGTAAAATTCGTAATGGAGATACGATCGTAACTTCAGGATTTGGTGCCGGTTTAACATGGGGAGCGGTAGTGTTTAAGTGGGGAAACGCCGAATAA
- the plsX gene encoding phosphate acyltransferase PlsX translates to MSETRIKIAVDAMGGDNAPHEIVGGAIRAAAELEVDILLVGDPDAIQAEMRKHGNTVNNIEIVPADGVVSMEEEALVGVRRKPNASINVAMNLVKENRAQGVVSAGHSGAAMAAALLGLGRIKGIDRPAIGAVFPTMYANKYVLLLDVGANVDCKPKYLEQFALMGSVYSKYVLEIDEPKVGLVNIGEESTKGNELAKEAHKLLSSNPRISFAGNAEGRDVLSGDFDVIVCDGFVGNVLLKFAEAVGEIMLQIVREELPFGIRGKIGTGILKPNLKRIKQRIDHAEHGGALLLGVNGVCIVSHGSSQAPSIYNAIRIAKEAVGHNVIERIQNDQSFVRAKELAVDS, encoded by the coding sequence AACTTGAAGTCGATATATTATTAGTAGGTGATCCTGATGCGATTCAGGCAGAAATGAGAAAACACGGTAACACTGTCAACAATATCGAAATTGTACCTGCTGATGGTGTTGTCTCTATGGAAGAAGAAGCCTTAGTGGGAGTACGCCGTAAGCCTAATGCTTCCATTAATGTTGCTATGAATTTAGTTAAAGAAAACCGAGCCCAAGGCGTTGTCTCTGCTGGGCATTCAGGTGCAGCTATGGCGGCGGCTTTGTTAGGATTAGGTAGAATCAAAGGCATCGATCGACCTGCTATAGGTGCTGTATTTCCTACAATGTACGCTAACAAATATGTTTTATTGTTAGATGTGGGGGCGAATGTGGATTGTAAACCTAAGTATTTAGAGCAGTTCGCCCTAATGGGATCGGTTTACAGTAAATATGTATTAGAAATTGATGAACCGAAAGTAGGTTTAGTGAATATCGGGGAAGAATCCACCAAAGGTAATGAATTGGCAAAGGAAGCCCACAAGCTATTAAGTAGTAATCCCAGAATCTCTTTTGCGGGAAATGCTGAGGGGAGAGACGTTTTATCGGGGGATTTTGATGTAATTGTGTGTGATGGTTTTGTGGGTAATGTCCTCCTCAAATTTGCGGAAGCAGTGGGGGAAATCATGTTACAAATCGTCAGAGAAGAATTGCCCTTCGGTATCAGAGGCAAAATTGGTACGGGAATTTTAAAGCCTAATCTCAAGCGTATCAAACAACGCATTGATCATGCCGAACATGGCGGAGCGTTATTGTTAGGCGTTAATGGTGTTTGTATTGTAAGTCATGGTAGTTCTCAAGCTCCTTCTATATATAATGCTATTCGTATTGCCAAAGAAGCCGTTGGGCATAATGTCATCGAAAGAATACAAAATGATCAAAGTTTCGTTCGAGCTAAAGAGTTAGCCGTTGATAGTTAA